A window of the Canis lupus baileyi chromosome 1, mCanLup2.hap1, whole genome shotgun sequence genome harbors these coding sequences:
- the FABP7 gene encoding fatty acid-binding protein, brain — protein MVEAFCATWKLTDSQNFDEYMKALGVGFATRQVGNVTKPTVIIGQEGDKVVIRTQCTFKNTEISFHLGEEFDETTADDRNCKSVVSLDGDKLVHVQKWDGKETNFVREIKDGKMVMTLTFGDVVAVRQYEKA, from the exons ATGGTGGAGGCTTTCTGTGCTACCTGGAAGCTGACTGACAGCCAGAACTTTGATGAGTACATGAAGGCTCTAG GTGTGGGCTTTGCCACCAGGCAGGTGGGAAATGTGACCAAACCAACCGTGATCATCGGCCAGGAGGGGGACAAAGTGGTGATCAGAACTCAGTGCACGTTCAAGAACACAGAGATTAGTTTCCACCTGGGAGAGGAGTTTGATGAAACCACTGCAGATGACAGAAACTGTAAG TCTGTTGTTAGCCTGGATGGGGACAAACTTGTTCATGTACAGAAGTGGGATggcaaagaaacaaattttgtaagagaaattaaggatgGCAAAATGGTTATG ACTCTTACTTTTGGTGATGTGGTTGCTGTTCGCCAGTATGAGAAGGCATAG
- the SMPDL3A gene encoding cyclic GMP-AMP phosphodiesterase SMPDL3A, whose product MALLRALVCCLVAAGLGRPGLGMPLAPAGGPSPAPTAGQFWHVTDLHLDPTYHITDDHTKVCASSKGANASNPGPFGDVLCDSPYDLILSAFDFIKNSGQEASFMIWTGDSPPHVPVHELSTEKVINVIANMTATIQNLFPNRQVFPALGNHDYWPQDQLPVVTSRVYNAVADLWEPWLDEEALHTLRKGGFYSQKVSSNLKLRIISLNTNLYYGPNIMTLNKTDPADQFEWLENTLNISQQNNEKVYIIAHIPVGYLPYSGGTMAMREFYNEKLIEIFRKYGDIIAGQFYGHTHRDSIMVLSDTKGSPINSLFVAPAVTPVKSVLQKQTNNPGIRLFQYDPHDYKLLDMLQYYLNLTDANLKGESNWELEYVLTQTYNIEDLQPKSLYGLAKQFATPGNEQFMKYYKYFFVSYDSSVICDGKCKAYQICAILSLDHISYKDCLRQHYIKHHP is encoded by the exons ATGGCGCTGCTCCGCGCGCTCGTCTGCTGCCTGGTGGCCGCCGGGCTAGGCCGGCCCGGGCTCGGGATGCCGCTGGCGCCCGCCGGAGGCCCGAGCCCCGCCCCGACGGCCG GACAGTTTTGGCATGTGACTGACCTGCACTTAGACCCTACTTACCACATCACAGATGACCACACAAAAGTGTGCGCGTCATCTAAAGGCGCAAATGCCTCCAATCCCGGCCCTTTTGGAGATGTTCTGTGTGATTCTCCATATGACCTTATTTTGTCAgcatttgattttattaaaaattcggGACAAGAAGCATCTTTCATGATATGGACAGG GGATAGCCCACCTCATGTTCCAGTGCATGAACTCTCAACAGAGAAAGTCATAAATGTGATTGCTAACATGACAGCCACCATCCAGAATCTCTTTCCGAATCGCCAGGTTTTCCCTGCGCTGGGTAATCATGACTATTGGCCAcag GATCAGCTGCCTGTAGTCACCAGCAGGGTGTACAATGCAGTAGCAGATCTCTGGGAACCCTGGCTAGATGAAGAAGCTCTCCATACCCTAAGGAAAG gTGGCTTTTATTCACAGAAAGTTTCATCTAATCTGAAACTTAGGATCATCAGTCTAAACACAAACTTGTACTATGGCCCAAATATCATGACGCTGAATAAGACCGACCCAGCAGATCAGTTTGAATGGCTAGAAAATACACTGAACATCTCTCAGCAAAATAATGAGAAG GTGTACATCATAGCACATATCCCAGTGGGGTATCTGCCCTATTCAGGCGGCACCATGGCAATGAGAGAATTCTATAATGAGAAATTGATagagatttttagaaaatacGGCGATATCATTGCAGGACAATTTTATGGACACACTCACAGAGATAGCATTATGGTTCTTTCTGATACAAAAG GAAGTCCAATAAATTCTTTGTTTGTGGCTCCTGCTGTTACCCCAGTGAAGAGTGTTTTACAAAAACAGACCAACAATCCTGGCATCAGGCTGTTCCAGTATGATCCTCATGACTATAAATTACTG GATATGTTGCAGTATTATTTGAACCTGACAGATGCAAATCTAAAGGGAGAATCCAATTGGGAGCTGGAATATGTGCTGACACAGACCTACAACATTGAAGATTTACAGCCAAAAAGTTTGTATGGACTAGCAAAACAATTTGCAACCCCGGGCAATGAGCAGTTTATGAAATACTACAAATACTTCTTTGTGAGTTACGACAGCAGTGTAATTTGCGATGGGAAATGTAAGGCCTATCAAATTTGTGCAATTTTGAGTCTTGATCATATTTCCTACAAAGATTGCCTCAGACAACATTATATAAAGCACCATCCTTAA